A region of Planococcus sp. MSAK28401 DNA encodes the following proteins:
- a CDS encoding MalY/PatB family protein, with the protein MNLFEQVHDRRKSRSVKWERMEKIYGIQDASGILPMWVADMDFPAPPPVTDALRERLERPIFGYSYICEECKTAAANWLKKRHGLTVETDWMLFHQGVIPAMASIIDVFTEVGDSVLVTPPVYPPFFSIPRNLGRDVLYSELTEQDGEYTIDWADFEAKLEKARLFILCNPHNPGGKLWTPAELENIVQLCTRHDVLILSDEIHSDLIHAGESHTPLLSAAGSERNRIFTCIAPTKTFNLAGIQAAMIVAPDPNKRLRLEQHMQAHGTGSLNAFAPVAWKAAYEQGEPWLTELLEVLAHHIDYAVERLEQEVPGLKIRKPQSTYLLWIDYRALGFSEDEVMKRLLEKGKVALEPGSKYGEAGRGFLRMNIACPRQTLEDGVSRIIRALR; encoded by the coding sequence TTGAATTTGTTCGAACAAGTGCATGACCGCAGGAAAAGCCGTTCCGTGAAATGGGAACGGATGGAGAAAATCTACGGAATCCAGGATGCATCCGGCATTTTGCCGATGTGGGTAGCGGATATGGACTTTCCGGCTCCGCCTCCAGTGACTGACGCTTTGCGAGAACGATTGGAACGTCCGATTTTCGGTTACTCATACATATGCGAGGAATGCAAAACCGCAGCTGCAAATTGGCTGAAAAAACGCCACGGCTTAACAGTCGAAACAGATTGGATGCTGTTTCACCAAGGTGTTATCCCGGCCATGGCCAGCATCATTGATGTCTTTACTGAAGTAGGCGATTCAGTGCTGGTGACGCCGCCTGTCTATCCGCCATTTTTCTCCATCCCTAGAAATCTCGGGCGCGACGTCCTATACTCCGAATTGACAGAGCAAGACGGCGAGTACACCATCGACTGGGCTGATTTCGAAGCCAAGCTTGAAAAAGCCCGTTTGTTCATCTTATGTAATCCACACAACCCCGGAGGCAAATTATGGACACCTGCTGAATTGGAGAACATCGTCCAGTTGTGCACACGCCATGATGTGTTGATTCTTTCGGATGAAATCCATAGCGACTTAATCCATGCAGGAGAAAGCCATACACCGCTGCTGTCGGCTGCCGGCAGCGAGCGAAACCGCATCTTCACGTGCATCGCGCCGACGAAAACCTTTAACCTGGCCGGTATTCAAGCAGCGATGATTGTCGCTCCCGACCCGAATAAGCGCTTGCGTTTGGAACAGCATATGCAAGCACACGGCACCGGCTCTTTGAATGCATTTGCGCCTGTTGCCTGGAAAGCCGCGTACGAACAGGGCGAACCATGGCTGACTGAATTGCTCGAAGTATTGGCCCACCATATCGATTATGCGGTGGAACGGCTCGAACAAGAAGTTCCTGGCTTGAAGATCCGCAAGCCGCAATCGACGTATTTATTATGGATCGATTACCGGGCGCTCGGTTTCAGTGAAGACGAAGTGATGAAACGCCTGCTTGAAAAAGGCAAAGTGGCGCTTGAACCGGGATCGAAATACGGTGAAGCCGGCCGCGGTTTCTTGCGCATGAACATCGCGTGCCCTAGGCAGACCTTGGAAGATGGCGTTAGCCGAATTATCCGCGCACTCCGTTGA
- a CDS encoding DUF1871 family protein translates to MDTVDMDKRALRIMEGWDPFSVGTAEYSTEAGDVIDKLHDIDHPSDLAKAIQGIYESSFKQWIPLEKCVEVSYKLLAVKYEAKHII, encoded by the coding sequence ATGGATACGGTGGACATGGATAAAAGAGCGCTAAGGATTATGGAAGGGTGGGACCCCTTTTCTGTCGGTACGGCCGAATACAGTACAGAAGCGGGCGATGTCATCGACAAGCTGCACGATATCGACCATCCATCAGATTTAGCGAAAGCGATCCAGGGTATATACGAATCAAGCTTCAAGCAATGGATTCCGCTGGAAAAATGCGTAGAAGTTTCCTATAAGCTATTGGCCGTAAAGTATGAAGCGAAACACATCATTTGA
- a CDS encoding helix-turn-helix domain-containing protein codes for MKKDLHTQLKMLREERNLSLDDLSLKTRIGTARLESYESGEEVPSVQTILVLSNALEVPASNLLDGLETTK; via the coding sequence TTGAAAAAAGATTTGCACACCCAATTGAAAATGCTGCGGGAAGAACGCAATTTGTCGCTCGATGACTTGTCCTTAAAGACACGCATCGGCACAGCACGTCTTGAATCCTATGAAAGCGGCGAAGAAGTTCCATCCGTTCAAACGATCCTTGTGCTATCGAATGCACTCGAAGTTCCTGCTTCCAATTTGCTTGACGGGTTGGAAACAACAAAATAA
- a CDS encoding sodium-dependent transporter has product MKAREQWTSKIGFILAAAGSAIGLGAIWKFPYETGANGGSVFILLFILSTVLIGLPILLAEFVIGRRGQADAVSGLKKQAPGKPWYLIGWSGFIFSFLILSFYSVVGGWVLSYLVRAVTLQLSGLGDADFAELFGGIISNPWEVLIAQAAFMALTIWIVQGGIKGGIERASKIMMPALLIFFVILMIRSLTLDGAMEGVRFMFVPDWSFFNFETALVALGQAFFSLSVGVAGMITYASYLKKSENLTRSAVSVVTLNIVISIMAGLIIFPAVFALDYLPDQGPGLVFIILPAIFDQLFMGQFLIIIFFILLLFATLTSSISMLEITVSIAVKNKYDRRRRLAFIIGLAIFVVGIPSALSFGVMSEPVFFGYTFFDFVDILTSRIGLPLGALFISLFAGYVLSNKDAHNELTQQKTWVEVWRVLVRYVAPAAIVIVFINGMIDIFT; this is encoded by the coding sequence ATGAAAGCACGTGAACAATGGACGTCCAAGATCGGTTTCATACTCGCAGCAGCCGGCAGTGCAATCGGCCTCGGGGCGATCTGGAAGTTCCCATACGAAACCGGCGCAAACGGAGGCAGCGTATTCATTTTGCTGTTCATCTTGAGCACCGTCTTGATCGGTTTGCCGATCTTGCTTGCTGAATTCGTCATCGGGCGCCGCGGACAGGCAGATGCCGTTAGCGGACTCAAAAAACAAGCCCCCGGAAAGCCTTGGTATTTGATCGGCTGGTCCGGATTTATTTTTTCTTTCTTGATCCTTTCCTTTTACAGTGTAGTCGGCGGCTGGGTGCTATCGTATCTAGTACGCGCCGTTACCTTGCAATTGTCGGGGCTGGGCGATGCAGATTTTGCCGAGTTGTTTGGCGGCATCATCAGCAATCCATGGGAAGTATTGATCGCACAAGCGGCGTTCATGGCCTTGACCATCTGGATTGTCCAAGGCGGCATCAAGGGCGGTATTGAACGCGCCAGCAAAATCATGATGCCGGCCTTGCTTATCTTCTTCGTCATCTTGATGATCCGTTCATTGACACTCGACGGCGCGATGGAAGGCGTTCGCTTTATGTTCGTGCCTGACTGGTCGTTCTTCAATTTCGAAACGGCACTTGTCGCTCTTGGGCAAGCGTTCTTCTCCTTGAGTGTCGGCGTTGCCGGAATGATCACTTATGCGTCTTACCTCAAGAAATCCGAGAATTTGACGCGTTCAGCTGTAAGCGTTGTGACTTTGAACATCGTCATTTCCATCATGGCCGGATTGATCATTTTCCCGGCAGTATTTGCACTTGATTACTTGCCGGATCAAGGGCCGGGCCTTGTGTTTATCATCTTGCCGGCCATTTTCGACCAATTGTTCATGGGGCAATTCCTGATCATCATTTTCTTCATCCTATTATTGTTCGCTACTTTGACCTCATCCATCTCGATGCTTGAGATTACGGTATCGATCGCCGTCAAAAACAAATACGACCGCCGCCGCCGTTTGGCATTCATTATCGGCTTGGCAATCTTCGTTGTCGGCATACCAAGCGCCCTATCGTTTGGCGTCATGAGCGAGCCCGTTTTCTTCGGCTATACCTTCTTTGACTTCGTGGATATCTTGACGAGCCGCATCGGCTTGCCGCTCGGAGCATTGTTCATCTCTTTGTTTGCAGGATATGTCCTCAGCAATAAAGATGCGCACAATGAACTGACGCAGCAAAAGACGTGGGTCGAAGTGTGGCGTGTATTGGTGCGCTATGTTGCGCCTGCCGCTATCGTCATTGTCTTCATCAACGGCATGATCGACATCTTTACTTGA
- the yugI gene encoding S1 domain-containing post-transcriptional regulator GSP13, producing the protein MTKTYQAGDKVSGKVTGIQPYGAFVALDDQTQGLVHISEITHGYVKEVSEYLSVGQEVDVKVLDVDSKSKKISLSIRALQEQPPAAQKSEKPRQSLQSHVNENDSEGFNSLKDKMQEWIKRSGQ; encoded by the coding sequence ATGACAAAAACGTATCAAGCAGGAGATAAAGTCTCCGGTAAAGTAACAGGAATCCAGCCATACGGTGCATTCGTTGCACTGGACGACCAAACACAAGGACTTGTCCACATTTCAGAAATCACACACGGTTATGTGAAAGAAGTCAGCGAATACTTGTCTGTTGGACAGGAAGTAGACGTGAAAGTTTTGGACGTCGATTCTAAATCGAAAAAAATCAGCTTGTCGATCCGCGCGTTGCAAGAACAGCCGCCGGCAGCTCAAAAAAGCGAAAAACCACGTCAATCTCTTCAATCACACGTGAACGAGAATGACTCTGAAGGATTCAACTCCTTGAAAGACAAAATGCAGGAATGGATCAAACGTTCCGGCCAATAA
- a CDS encoding sigma 54-interacting transcriptional regulator translates to MNDAQIDLAPFYKFAGDHVAVGLHAIDSKGKTILYNRKMREIEGFDFQELTDRSLLEMFRFDQTQSTLLQVLTSGTPILNIKQTYWNRKGQEITTINDSYPVFEGEMLIGAIELARDVTTLERVIYQPLKKYEEPITFASLTAVSASMKNIIARAEKAAAAKLPVLLVGESGTGKELLAEAIHSAHASELPLHILYCHGTDSSLIVELDKDIERMQYGTIYCERIDLLPRALQIQLLEVVERHAAGECYFVASVGDDPVELISSNTLVKDLYYFFSAMTIKVEPLRRRKEDILPFVEDYFSRHRMKVGSVIRSLSDEVEKLFLSYDWPGNLKELELLLDEITSLITTQEIVTASMLPHHFKLKTQSGSLQPEDFLVRSDKDLLPLEEYLQEAEMYYLEKAMDLFGGNVTKAAQALGMSRQNLQYRLRKIKKNAQST, encoded by the coding sequence ATGAACGATGCGCAAATAGACTTGGCCCCTTTTTATAAATTCGCTGGAGACCACGTGGCTGTAGGTTTACACGCCATCGACAGCAAAGGGAAGACCATTTTATATAACCGCAAGATGCGGGAAATCGAAGGCTTCGATTTTCAGGAATTAACGGACCGGTCGCTTTTGGAGATGTTCCGTTTTGATCAAACGCAGAGCACATTGCTTCAAGTGCTGACGAGCGGAACCCCCATATTGAACATCAAGCAGACATATTGGAATCGCAAAGGGCAAGAAATCACTACCATCAACGACAGTTATCCAGTGTTTGAAGGCGAAATGCTGATCGGGGCGATTGAGCTCGCACGGGATGTCACGACCTTGGAGCGGGTCATTTACCAACCGTTGAAGAAATACGAGGAGCCGATAACTTTCGCCAGCCTGACTGCCGTATCGGCAAGTATGAAAAACATCATTGCGCGTGCAGAAAAAGCTGCCGCTGCCAAACTGCCGGTGTTATTGGTCGGGGAGTCCGGAACCGGCAAAGAGCTGCTTGCAGAAGCGATTCACTCCGCCCACGCTTCCGAGCTTCCACTGCATATTTTGTATTGCCACGGCACCGATAGCAGTTTGATTGTTGAATTGGATAAGGACATCGAACGCATGCAGTACGGCACGATTTACTGCGAGCGTATCGATTTATTGCCGCGCGCCTTGCAGATTCAATTGCTTGAAGTGGTCGAGCGGCATGCAGCAGGCGAGTGCTATTTTGTTGCGAGCGTCGGCGATGATCCGGTCGAATTGATTTCTTCCAATACCTTGGTGAAAGACTTGTATTACTTCTTCTCGGCGATGACCATTAAAGTCGAGCCGCTGCGCCGCAGAAAAGAAGACATTTTGCCGTTTGTCGAAGATTATTTCTCCCGCCACCGCATGAAAGTCGGGTCGGTCATCCGTTCCTTGTCGGATGAAGTGGAGAAATTATTCCTCAGCTATGACTGGCCGGGCAACCTAAAAGAACTCGAATTGCTGCTGGATGAAATCACGTCGCTCATCACGACACAGGAAATCGTGACAGCTTCCATGCTGCCGCATCACTTTAAGCTGAAAACTCAAAGCGGCTCGCTGCAGCCGGAAGATTTCCTGGTCCGCTCCGATAAGGATTTGCTGCCCTTGGAGGAATACTTGCAAGAGGCGGAAATGTATTACCTGGAAAAGGCGATGGACTTGTTTGGGGGCAATGTGACGAAGGCTGCCCAAGCACTCGGCATGAGCCGCCAGAACCTTCAATACCGTTTGCGGAAAATCAAAAAAAACGCACAATCGACTTAA
- the pruA gene encoding L-glutamate gamma-semialdehyde dehydrogenase, whose amino-acid sequence MIPYKHEPFTDFSIEENRNAYLEGLKTVEGYLGQDYPLIIGGERVTTEDKIVSFNPADKEEIVGRVSKSNKELAEKAMQEADAAFKTWKKVKPEVRADVLFRAAAIIRRRKHEFSALLTKEAGKPWNEADADTAEAIDFLEYYGRQMLRLKDGMPMESRPGEYNRYDYIPLGVGVVISPWNFAFAIMAGTTVAAMVAGNTVLLKPASTTPVVAYKFIEVLEEAGMPKGVVNYIPGPGSEVGDYLVDHPNTRFISFTGSKEVGLRIAERSSKVNEGQIWMKRLIAEMGGKNTMVVDNNADLELAAQSIVKSAFGFSGQKCSAGSRAVIVEDVYDEVLERVVELTNELTIGNTVDQSNFMGPVIDGNSYKKIMDYIEIGKGEGRLVAGGDGDDSTGFFVNPTVFADLDPQARIMQEEIFGPVVGLMKAKDFKEAIDIANNTEYGLTGGVITNNREHLEYARDEFHVGNLYFNRGCTGAIVGYQSFGGFNMSGTDSKAGGPDYLVLHMQAQTTSEMF is encoded by the coding sequence ATGATTCCCTACAAACATGAACCATTCACAGATTTCTCGATCGAGGAGAATCGCAATGCATACTTGGAAGGCCTGAAAACGGTTGAAGGATACCTCGGCCAGGATTACCCGCTAATTATCGGCGGAGAACGCGTAACGACTGAAGACAAAATCGTTTCATTCAATCCGGCGGATAAAGAAGAAATCGTTGGGCGCGTCTCCAAATCAAATAAAGAACTCGCAGAAAAAGCTATGCAAGAAGCGGACGCTGCATTCAAAACATGGAAAAAAGTGAAACCTGAAGTACGCGCAGATGTCTTGTTCAGAGCAGCTGCAATCATTCGCCGCCGCAAGCACGAATTCTCGGCGCTACTCACAAAAGAAGCAGGTAAACCTTGGAATGAAGCGGATGCAGATACTGCAGAAGCGATCGATTTCCTTGAATATTACGGCCGCCAAATGCTGCGCCTAAAAGACGGCATGCCAATGGAAAGCCGTCCAGGCGAGTACAACCGCTATGACTATATTCCACTCGGTGTTGGCGTTGTCATCTCTCCTTGGAACTTCGCATTCGCGATCATGGCGGGTACAACAGTTGCAGCGATGGTAGCAGGCAACACGGTGCTCTTGAAACCAGCTTCAACAACTCCCGTTGTCGCATATAAATTCATCGAAGTATTGGAAGAAGCAGGCATGCCTAAAGGCGTCGTCAACTATATCCCAGGGCCGGGATCTGAAGTCGGCGACTATTTGGTCGACCACCCGAACACTCGCTTCATTTCATTCACTGGTTCAAAAGAAGTTGGCTTGCGCATCGCAGAACGTTCTTCAAAAGTAAATGAAGGCCAAATCTGGATGAAGCGTTTAATCGCTGAAATGGGCGGCAAGAATACGATGGTCGTCGACAACAACGCAGACCTTGAACTTGCGGCACAATCCATCGTAAAATCCGCTTTCGGCTTCAGTGGCCAGAAATGTTCTGCAGGATCACGTGCTGTCATTGTAGAAGATGTCTACGACGAAGTACTTGAGCGCGTAGTGGAATTAACAAATGAACTGACGATCGGCAACACAGTTGACCAGTCGAACTTCATGGGTCCTGTCATTGACGGAAACTCATACAAAAAAATTATGGATTATATCGAAATCGGCAAAGGCGAAGGACGCCTAGTTGCTGGTGGAGACGGCGACGATTCCACAGGATTCTTCGTGAACCCAACGGTCTTCGCTGACTTGGATCCACAAGCCCGCATCATGCAGGAAGAAATCTTTGGGCCGGTTGTCGGCTTGATGAAAGCAAAAGACTTCAAAGAAGCGATTGATATCGCCAACAACACAGAATATGGCTTGACTGGCGGCGTGATCACCAACAACCGCGAACACCTCGAGTATGCGCGCGACGAGTTCCATGTCGGCAACTTGTACTTTAACCGCGGCTGCACAGGCGCAATCGTAGGCTATCAGTCATTCGGCGGATTCAACATGTCCGGAACCGATTCAAAAGCAGGCGGGCCAGACTACTTGGTTCTTCATATGCAAGCACAAACAACTTCTGAGATGTTTTAA
- a CDS encoding ornithine--oxo-acid transaminase, with protein sequence MTQTQSIIEKTEQYGAKNYHPLPIVISKAEGVWVTDPEGNKFMDMLSAYSAVNQGHRHPQIIQALKDQADRVTLTSRAFHNDQLAPWYEMICKISGKEMALPMNTGAEAVETAIKAARRWAYDVKGVEENKAEIIACEGNFHGRTMTAVSLSSDPEYRRGFGPMLPGINIVPFGDMEALKNAITPNTAAFLIEPIQGEAGIIMPPEGFLKAARELCRENNVLFIADEIQCGLARTGKMFACEWEDVDPDMYILGKALGGGVFPISCVVADHEVLGVFNPGSHGSTFGGNPLACAVSIASMQVIQDENLTGRSQELGTYFMDELKKLDHPVIKEVRGRGLFIGMELTEAARPYCEQLKELGLLCKETHDTVIRFAPPLIITKEELDWALERIHQVFTK encoded by the coding sequence ATGACACAAACACAGTCAATCATTGAAAAAACAGAACAGTATGGGGCGAAGAACTACCATCCACTGCCGATCGTCATCTCAAAAGCGGAAGGCGTATGGGTAACAGATCCAGAAGGCAATAAATTCATGGACATGCTCTCTGCCTATTCAGCAGTGAACCAAGGCCACCGCCATCCACAAATCATCCAGGCATTGAAAGACCAAGCCGACCGGGTGACTCTCACATCGCGCGCATTCCACAACGATCAATTGGCGCCATGGTACGAAATGATCTGCAAGATTTCAGGCAAAGAAATGGCCTTGCCGATGAATACAGGTGCGGAAGCGGTCGAAACAGCCATCAAAGCTGCCCGCCGCTGGGCATACGACGTTAAAGGTGTTGAAGAGAACAAGGCAGAAATCATCGCATGCGAAGGCAACTTCCATGGCCGTACGATGACTGCTGTCTCACTTTCATCTGACCCTGAATACCGCAGAGGCTTCGGCCCGATGCTTCCAGGAATCAACATCGTTCCATTCGGTGATATGGAAGCATTGAAAAATGCCATTACGCCAAATACTGCAGCTTTCCTCATCGAGCCGATCCAAGGTGAAGCAGGTATCATCATGCCGCCAGAAGGTTTCTTGAAGGCAGCGCGTGAACTTTGCCGCGAGAACAATGTTTTGTTCATCGCTGACGAAATCCAGTGCGGCCTTGCACGTACCGGAAAAATGTTCGCTTGTGAATGGGAAGATGTAGATCCGGATATGTACATTCTTGGTAAAGCGCTTGGAGGCGGAGTATTCCCGATTTCGTGTGTTGTCGCAGACCACGAAGTGCTTGGCGTCTTCAATCCAGGGTCACACGGCTCCACATTCGGCGGCAATCCGCTTGCTTGTGCCGTATCCATTGCTTCCATGCAAGTCATTCAGGATGAAAACCTTACAGGGCGTTCTCAGGAACTCGGCACTTACTTCATGGATGAACTTAAAAAACTCGATCATCCTGTCATCAAAGAAGTCCGCGGCCGCGGACTGTTCATCGGAATGGAGCTCACTGAAGCTGCGCGTCCTTATTGCGAACAGTTGAAAGAACTCGGGCTTTTGTGCAAAGAAACCCACGATACCGTCATCCGATTTGCACCGCCATTGATCATCACAAAAGAAGAGCTGGACTGGGCACTTGAGCGTATTCACCAAGTGTTCACAAAATAA
- a CDS encoding Glu/Leu/Phe/Val family dehydrogenase, with protein MAENLNLLTSTQDVIKIALDKLGYEDSMYELLKEPMRILEVRIPIRMDNGKTKVFTGFRAQHNDAVGPTKGGVRFHPDVNRDEVIALSMWMTLKCGIVDLPYGGGKGGIICDPREMSMHEIEKLSRGYVRAISQIVGPNKDIPAPDVFTNSQIMAWMFDEYSKIDEFNSPGFITGKPIVLGGSQGRDKATAQGVTIVINEAAKKRGLDMKGARVVIQGFGNAGSFLAKFLHDAGAKVVGISDAYGALHDPEGLDIDYLLDRRDSFGTVTTLFDNTITNKELFEIDCDILVPAAIANQITEENAHDIKASIVVEAANGPTTAEATKILTDRGILLVPDVLASSGGVTVSYFEWVQNNQGYYWTQEEVDEKLEKKLVEAFENVYNVATNRNIDMRLAAYMVGARRTAEASRFRGWV; from the coding sequence ATGGCTGAAAACTTGAACTTGTTGACGTCAACGCAGGATGTCATTAAAATTGCATTGGATAAACTTGGATACGAAGATTCGATGTATGAACTTCTGAAGGAGCCGATGCGGATCTTGGAAGTGCGTATCCCGATCCGGATGGACAATGGGAAAACCAAAGTGTTCACGGGATTCCGTGCCCAGCACAATGATGCTGTCGGCCCAACGAAGGGTGGAGTCCGCTTTCACCCTGATGTGAACCGCGACGAGGTTATCGCGCTTTCCATGTGGATGACATTGAAATGCGGAATCGTGGACTTGCCATATGGCGGCGGTAAAGGCGGCATCATTTGCGATCCGCGCGAAATGTCCATGCACGAAATCGAAAAGCTGAGCCGCGGTTATGTACGCGCCATCAGCCAGATTGTCGGGCCGAATAAGGATATCCCTGCGCCGGATGTATTCACAAACTCGCAAATCATGGCATGGATGTTCGACGAATACAGCAAGATTGACGAATTCAACTCACCAGGATTCATTACAGGTAAGCCGATTGTGCTGGGCGGCTCACAAGGCCGTGACAAAGCAACTGCACAAGGCGTCACGATTGTGATCAATGAAGCAGCGAAAAAACGCGGCCTTGATATGAAAGGCGCACGCGTTGTTATTCAGGGATTCGGTAACGCAGGAAGCTTTTTGGCGAAGTTCCTTCACGATGCAGGGGCCAAAGTAGTCGGCATTTCAGATGCTTACGGGGCACTGCACGATCCAGAAGGACTCGATATCGATTATCTTCTTGACCGCCGCGACAGCTTCGGGACAGTCACAACGCTTTTCGACAATACAATCACAAATAAAGAATTGTTCGAAATCGATTGCGATATCCTTGTGCCGGCAGCGATCGCCAACCAGATCACAGAAGAAAACGCACACGATATCAAAGCTTCTATCGTAGTCGAAGCTGCAAACGGGCCAACAACGGCTGAAGCAACGAAGATTTTAACGGATCGCGGAATCTTGCTTGTGCCTGACGTGCTTGCAAGTTCCGGCGGTGTAACAGTTTCATACTTTGAATGGGTGCAGAATAACCAAGGTTATTATTGGACGCAGGAAGAAGTGGACGAGAAGCTGGAGAAAAAATTGGTGGAAGCTTTTGAGAACGTATACAATGTAGCCACCAACCGGAACATCGACATGCGCCTTGCAGCGTATATGGTCGGTGCAAGAAGAACTGCAGAGGCATCACGCTTCCGTGGATGGGTATAA
- a CDS encoding iron-containing alcohol dehydrogenase — protein sequence MNAFSFYNPVKLIFGKGQLEALKKEIPNYGKKVLVVYGGGSIKKNGLYDEVMSTLNEMGVEIHELSGVEPNPRLSTAKRGIEICKQEDIDMLLAVGGGSVIDCTKLIAAGAKYDGDAWDFVTRKATPEEVLPFGTVLTLAATGSEMNAGSVITNEETEEKYGWGSPLTFPKFSILDPTYTKSVPRDHTVYGVVDMMSHMFEQYYHNATNTPVQDQMIEGVLRAVIETAPKLMEDLESYEHRETILFAGTMGLNNFLQMGYNGDWASHNIEHAVSAIYDIPHAGGLAILFPQWMRHNVPVNPSRFAQMAIRVFGVDAANKSEEQIANEGIDRLVEFWTSIGAPSSLKDYDIDDSRFSDIVDKTLVYGEFGNFNKLNGEDVEKILQASL from the coding sequence ATGAACGCATTTTCTTTTTATAACCCTGTAAAACTGATTTTCGGTAAAGGGCAGTTAGAAGCTTTGAAAAAAGAAATACCAAATTACGGTAAAAAAGTATTAGTCGTTTACGGTGGCGGCAGCATCAAGAAAAACGGCCTATACGATGAAGTCATGTCGACATTGAATGAAATGGGTGTCGAAATCCATGAACTTTCTGGTGTAGAGCCAAACCCACGCCTTTCAACGGCAAAACGAGGAATTGAAATCTGCAAACAGGAAGACATCGACATGCTGTTAGCTGTCGGCGGTGGTTCTGTCATCGACTGTACGAAACTCATCGCAGCCGGAGCAAAATACGATGGCGATGCATGGGATTTTGTCACACGCAAAGCGACACCTGAGGAAGTCTTGCCGTTTGGCACAGTCTTGACTTTGGCGGCTACAGGCTCAGAAATGAACGCCGGTTCTGTTATCACAAATGAAGAAACAGAAGAAAAATACGGCTGGGGCAGCCCGCTGACATTCCCGAAATTCTCTATTTTGGACCCAACATACACGAAATCTGTGCCGCGTGACCACACAGTATACGGCGTAGTGGACATGATGTCCCATATGTTCGAGCAGTATTACCATAATGCAACGAACACGCCAGTACAGGACCAGATGATCGAGGGCGTGCTGCGTGCAGTGATTGAGACAGCTCCGAAGCTCATGGAAGACCTTGAAAGCTACGAGCACCGTGAAACGATTCTATTTGCCGGAACGATGGGGCTTAACAACTTCCTGCAGATGGGCTATAACGGAGACTGGGCATCCCATAACATTGAGCATGCGGTTTCTGCTATTTATGACATTCCACATGCAGGCGGCTTGGCGATTTTATTCCCTCAGTGGATGCGCCATAACGTTCCAGTCAACCCGTCACGATTTGCACAAATGGCCATCCGTGTATTCGGCGTCGATGCTGCAAACAAATCCGAAGAACAAATCGCAAACGAAGGAATTGACCGTCTAGTAGAATTCTGGACGTCGATTGGGGCTCCAAGCAGCCTGAAAGATTACGACATCGATGATTCCCGCTTCTCTGACATCGTTGACAAAACACTCGTCTACGGCGAATTCGGCAACTTCAATAAATTGAATGGGGAAGATGTAGAGAAAATCCTGCAAGCTTCGCTATAA